One window of Methanofervidicoccus abyssi genomic DNA carries:
- a CDS encoding GTPase, which translates to MKGKKIKKVPTKKIVNKILDECDVVLFVLDARNPEGTRNRKLEKMIKEKNKKIIYVLNKADLVPIEILKKYKEKIKGENPESTVVFVSAKYRKGTNILRDAIKRYLYSNNIREGKVGILGYPNVGKSSLINSLTGRRSATSGLVAGLTKGEQWVKLTKNIKLLDTPGIIEPKEEDELVILGALRYEKIKDPVTPAVKILRNVHAFNKDAIKRLYRVDVENVPIDENTLREIGRKLNYLEKCGNVDITRTARTVIKDYLEGRLNYYNVELEKYGQEREDNIEFITKYLDSFLFVEDAHGIVTHLKDVDELKKLKVKKPILGSKEIGDTVVVISFGEKSYDSGRKRVEEYAKKNTIDLYSIDKGKCGRNRIVVGVGEKKDKQRNIQ; encoded by the coding sequence ATGAAAGGTAAAAAGATAAAGAAAGTTCCCACCAAAAAGATAGTTAATAAAATATTAGATGAGTGTGATGTTGTACTCTTTGTATTAGATGCCAGGAATCCAGAAGGTACTAGAAATAGAAAACTGGAAAAGATGATAAAGGAGAAGAATAAAAAGATTATATACGTTCTTAACAAGGCAGATTTAGTGCCTATAGAAATTCTAAAGAAATACAAGGAGAAAATTAAAGGAGAAAATCCTGAAAGTACTGTAGTATTTGTAAGTGCAAAGTATAGAAAAGGTACTAACATCCTCAGGGATGCTATTAAAAGATACCTATATTCTAATAATATCCGAGAAGGTAAGGTTGGGATCTTGGGATACCCCAACGTTGGAAAATCTTCGCTTATAAACAGTTTAACTGGTAGGAGAAGTGCCACTAGTGGCCTCGTTGCAGGACTTACAAAGGGAGAACAGTGGGTAAAACTAACAAAAAACATTAAATTATTAGACACTCCAGGTATAATAGAACCTAAGGAAGAAGATGAATTAGTAATATTAGGTGCTCTTAGATACGAAAAGATAAAAGATCCAGTTACTCCTGCAGTGAAGATACTTAGAAATGTGCATGCTTTCAACAAAGATGCTATTAAGAGACTCTACAGAGTAGATGTTGAAAATGTTCCAATAGACGAAAATACTCTAAGGGAAATAGGGAGGAAGTTGAACTACTTGGAAAAATGTGGAAATGTTGATATTACAAGAACTGCGAGAACTGTGATAAAGGATTACTTAGAGGGAAGGTTAAACTACTACAATGTGGAGTTAGAGAAATACGGCCAGGAGAGAGAGGATAATATCGAATTTATCACAAAATATCTAGATAGTTTCTTATTTGTTGAGGATGCTCATGGTATAGTTACTCACTTAAAGGATGTAGATGAGTTGAAGAAGTTAAAGGTTAAAAAACCTATACTTGGTTCCAAGGAGATAGGGGATACAGTGGTAGTTATATCCTTCGGAGAGAAATCATACGACAGTGGGAGGAAGAGAGTGGAGGAGTACGCTAAAAAGAATACCATAGATCTTTACTCTATTGATAAGGGTAAATGTGGTAGGAACAGAATAGTTGTAGGAGTGGGAGAGAAGAAAGATAAACAGAGAAATATACAATAA
- a CDS encoding FmdE family protein, with the protein MEEDLNKVIKFHGHCCPGLVIGYRVAKYVLKNFNRSQDEELVAIVYNNSCSVDAIQFILGCTFGKGNLIFKDYGKHVYVFYSKENKKGIRISLKGEISEEMNAVRNRILNTKKGSKDIDNLKMQKKEYIDKLLALPEERLFNMREVDILEPKRSKIYPSIQCEECGEYFMEIKGRIINGKIVCMECFERLIED; encoded by the coding sequence ATGGAAGAAGATCTCAACAAGGTAATAAAATTCCATGGACATTGCTGCCCGGGATTGGTAATAGGTTATAGGGTAGCAAAGTATGTTCTAAAAAATTTCAATAGATCCCAGGACGAGGAATTAGTAGCTATTGTGTATAATAACTCATGTAGTGTAGATGCTATACAATTTATACTCGGTTGTACCTTTGGAAAAGGTAATTTAATATTCAAAGATTATGGAAAACATGTTTATGTATTCTATTCCAAAGAGAATAAAAAAGGTATTAGAATATCCTTAAAAGGGGAAATTAGTGAAGAAATGAACGCTGTTAGAAACCGTATATTGAATACCAAGAAGGGGAGTAAAGATATAGACAATCTAAAGATGCAGAAAAAAGAATATATCGATAAATTACTGGCCCTACCTGAAGAAAGACTCTTCAACATGAGGGAGGTAGATATCCTAGAACCTAAGAGATCTAAAATATACCCATCTATTCAATGTGAAGAATGTGGGGAATACTTTATGGAGATCAAGGGGAGGATAATAAATGGGAAGATAGTTTGTATGGAATGTTTTGAAAGATTAATAGAGGATTAA
- a CDS encoding N-glycosylase/DNA lyase, whose protein sequence is MDNNKINILKCVIRSLGIESARTIEEKIDLQYSYLRHLKERLNNNVLFLKLIILNALVSYQLSTTGENWWREFSEYPWEDISGSILEEYVGFLSNSKGNRRFLEGKIKRIYRLKSLLNTLSFEKFKNYYNNMETFRNSIAKILNTKGSSKTVVFTVKIFGYGGRMVFNKFIPYPYSVEIPKDSRIEKYSTKFTKGDVLKFWNEVARNSGVPPLHIDSLLWPALGNWEKVKKPLKSLDTDIYQKVKMLIELV, encoded by the coding sequence ATGGATAACAATAAAATAAACATATTGAAGTGTGTTATAAGATCCTTAGGGATAGAATCTGCAAGAACAATCGAAGAAAAAATAGATCTACAGTATAGCTACCTAAGACACCTTAAAGAGAGATTGAACAACAATGTATTATTTCTAAAATTGATAATACTTAACGCTTTAGTGTCCTATCAACTCTCTACTACTGGAGAAAACTGGTGGAGGGAGTTTTCAGAGTATCCGTGGGAAGATATATCTGGAAGTATATTGGAAGAGTATGTTGGGTTTCTCTCCAACTCAAAGGGTAATAGAAGATTTTTAGAAGGTAAGATAAAGAGGATATATAGGTTAAAAAGTCTACTAAATACACTATCCTTCGAAAAGTTTAAAAACTACTATAACAACATGGAAACCTTCAGAAACTCTATTGCTAAGATATTGAATACTAAAGGTTCTTCTAAGACTGTAGTATTTACCGTCAAGATCTTTGGATATGGAGGTAGGATGGTATTTAATAAATTTATTCCCTATCCCTACTCTGTAGAGATTCCAAAAGATAGTAGAATAGAGAAATATTCCACAAAATTTACTAAAGGAGACGTACTAAAATTTTGGAATGAAGTTGCCCGAAATAGTGGAGTTCCTCCCCTCCATATAGATTCCCTACTTTGGCCAGCCTTGGGGAATTGGGAGAAAGTTAAAAAACCTCTGAAGTCTCTGGATACAGATATATATCAAAAAGTGAAGATGTTGATAGAGTTAGTTTAA
- a CDS encoding ATP-binding cassette domain-containing protein: MAEVVVKNLTKRYGSKVALNNISFTVKKGEILGVVGKSGAGKSTLIRILRGVDKDYEGYVEILGRRENFREVTAIHLQRNFALWAEPAIHNIIRKLYAVRNDSDESLPMEEEWEEYEKKALEILKLVGLEHKKDVFANVLSGGEKQRLILGRQIAKIYERGEGVLLLDEPATMACPASKQILLDVLKNINRKLNITIIITSHLPEIHNYLCHRCILLEEGRIVLDGKPREVIEKFMENMSPPYIRKSTPKDKTIIEVKNVCKRYFVVRGGETLNMRNISFHVKEGEILSIIGPSGAGKSVLLRLLAGVEAPDSGRIVVDGVDLSEYGWKRIELRRKIGILHQEFSLPHYLTVEDMLKYRAGIKGEKAITAAKLKSEELGLSPKVVDGIYQLIDLPEEEMKSKLERLGLSYDIVNILFPALVDDDFNPKEILKTLNLGEEVLNKTPIELSGGEKVRVALALQLITKPKILFLDEPFGDLDPITLRDVANYLKKINDKYGTTIVLISHHIPLIKEISDRVILIDNGKVEMEGDAEVVCDRFIEISNSRFLGENLKIKHN; encoded by the coding sequence ATGGCAGAAGTGGTTGTTAAAAATCTCACTAAGAGATACGGTAGTAAAGTAGCCCTGAATAATATTTCTTTCACTGTTAAAAAAGGGGAGATATTAGGAGTGGTGGGAAAATCGGGAGCTGGAAAATCTACACTGATAAGAATACTCAGAGGGGTAGATAAGGATTATGAAGGGTATGTCGAAATACTTGGTAGAAGGGAGAACTTCAGGGAGGTTACAGCTATACACCTTCAGAGGAACTTTGCACTGTGGGCTGAACCAGCAATCCACAACATAATAAGGAAGTTATATGCTGTAAGGAATGACAGTGATGAGTCTCTACCTATGGAAGAGGAGTGGGAAGAGTACGAAAAAAAGGCCTTGGAAATATTGAAATTAGTTGGATTGGAACATAAAAAAGATGTATTTGCCAACGTATTAAGTGGGGGAGAGAAACAACGTCTAATACTAGGTAGGCAGATAGCTAAGATATACGAAAGAGGAGAAGGAGTGCTTCTTTTAGACGAACCTGCAACTATGGCCTGTCCAGCCTCAAAACAGATCCTCTTAGATGTCCTGAAGAATATAAACAGGAAGTTAAATATAACCATAATTATTACTTCTCATCTCCCCGAGATCCACAACTATCTCTGCCATAGATGTATACTACTAGAGGAAGGTAGGATAGTACTAGATGGAAAACCTAGAGAGGTAATAGAGAAATTCATGGAGAATATGTCACCTCCTTATATTAGAAAATCCACACCCAAAGATAAGACTATAATAGAGGTAAAAAATGTATGTAAAAGATACTTTGTAGTGCGGGGAGGGGAGACGTTGAATATGAGGAATATCTCTTTCCACGTGAAGGAGGGAGAGATACTCTCTATCATTGGGCCAAGTGGTGCAGGAAAATCTGTACTTCTAAGACTCCTTGCAGGGGTTGAAGCCCCAGATAGTGGAAGGATCGTTGTTGATGGTGTAGATCTAAGTGAATATGGATGGAAGAGAATAGAACTACGGAGGAAGATAGGAATACTACACCAGGAGTTCTCCCTCCCTCACTACTTAACAGTAGAAGATATGTTAAAGTATAGGGCTGGAATAAAGGGAGAGAAGGCCATAACCGCTGCCAAGTTAAAATCTGAGGAGTTAGGACTATCTCCAAAAGTTGTAGATGGGATTTACCAGTTAATAGATCTCCCTGAAGAAGAGATGAAAAGTAAACTTGAGAGGTTAGGACTATCCTACGATATTGTGAATATCCTGTTCCCTGCTCTTGTAGATGATGATTTCAACCCTAAGGAGATCCTTAAAACTCTAAACTTAGGTGAGGAGGTGCTAAATAAGACACCTATAGAATTGAGTGGTGGAGAAAAGGTTAGAGTAGCCCTTGCCTTACAACTGATAACGAAACCTAAAATACTCTTCCTAGATGAGCCTTTTGGAGATTTAGATCCCATCACATTAAGAGACGTTGCAAATTATCTAAAGAAGATAAACGACAAATATGGGACTACGATAGTGTTAATTAGCCATCATATACCACTGATAAAAGAAATAAGCGACAGAGTGATACTTATAGATAATGGAAAAGTAGAGATGGAAGGAGATGCGGAAGTTGTCTGTGATAGATTTATTGAGATAAGTAATTCAAGGTTTTTAGGAGAGAATCTAAAAATAAAACACAATTAA
- a CDS encoding S-layer protein: MKKSIYLFLLLGIMSLTVCYGEINNSQNYGDVFFIQFADIHLCNNSEVKEIFGGKLPPVNITKEAVNEVIGFKPDLVIQTGDIVALAGKHDLDTDERWYKLVNTTIYAPIKKAGIPFLYAPGNHDPAGLKLKNIEKYDPRYGVGLLLKYLLRDKGTTYYSYDYGNYHFVIIDPVETEESGYRAVRLPKEELEWLKSDLANNSDKFIIIAYHQPLGSWENKSYNEFLDIISKYKGHILLIAGHTHDNRLIYRNGIPEYQGGAVCGDWWQTGKTPDGNPIGYVIYFIKNGNVYRFYKGIGYTEQINLLSPRNVVLNGTTPIELNVYDGNKTIVNITYKIDNGKLHPLNFTLINTTKIWWYNAKGNIEITPKLLDDRKHNITIIVTAKDGSTFNRTFHYKFSNNPIMKISEITNDTNFKDYYGLFITINGTILSVKYYGNLLKITDGSGNITIWAGDCKHGNFEVGQKVLLRGQITQYKGTKELKLIRGSDVKVYGFIPYPDVAPDIKSIKIKEIVHKAKLIVGSKIDANLSAKDLKTTFVLTNKPLDIEEDCILIGGPVANPIVKKYLEIFPVKVTNEYPGKHRGVIEVTKINGHTVILLAGSDIWGTKAAVEYFKTLEDIPEEPIFVEWRDGKAVKINRP; the protein is encoded by the coding sequence ATGAAGAAGAGTATATACCTATTCCTACTATTAGGTATAATGTCTTTAACAGTATGTTATGGAGAAATTAATAACTCACAAAACTACGGAGATGTCTTCTTTATACAATTTGCAGATATTCACCTATGTAATAACAGTGAAGTTAAGGAGATATTTGGAGGTAAATTACCTCCTGTAAATATAACAAAAGAGGCAGTTAATGAAGTAATAGGATTTAAACCTGATTTAGTTATACAGACTGGAGATATCGTAGCATTAGCAGGTAAGCATGATTTAGATACTGATGAAAGATGGTATAAATTGGTAAATACTACCATATATGCACCTATAAAGAAGGCAGGTATTCCATTCTTATATGCTCCTGGAAATCATGACCCAGCAGGACTCAAATTGAAAAATATAGAAAAATACGACCCTAGATATGGTGTTGGATTACTTCTAAAGTATTTATTAAGAGATAAAGGTACTACATACTACTCATATGACTATGGAAATTACCACTTTGTAATTATAGATCCAGTGGAAACAGAGGAAAGTGGATACAGAGCAGTTAGATTACCTAAAGAAGAGTTGGAATGGTTAAAAAGCGATTTAGCAAATAACAGTGATAAGTTCATCATCATAGCCTACCATCAACCATTGGGTTCCTGGGAAAATAAGTCCTATAATGAGTTTTTAGATATAATCTCTAAGTATAAAGGACATATACTACTCATTGCAGGGCACACTCATGACAACAGATTAATATATAGAAATGGAATTCCAGAATATCAGGGAGGTGCAGTTTGTGGGGATTGGTGGCAAACTGGTAAAACACCTGACGGTAATCCAATAGGATATGTTATATACTTCATAAAAAATGGTAATGTCTACAGATTCTACAAAGGTATCGGCTATACAGAGCAGATCAATTTACTCTCTCCAAGGAATGTTGTATTAAATGGCACAACTCCAATTGAATTGAATGTATATGACGGGAACAAAACTATAGTCAATATAACTTATAAGATAGATAATGGGAAATTGCATCCTCTTAACTTTACCTTGATCAATACTACAAAAATATGGTGGTACAACGCTAAGGGCAATATAGAAATAACTCCTAAACTACTGGATGACAGAAAACACAATATAACAATCATTGTTACAGCAAAAGATGGAAGTACCTTTAACAGAACATTCCATTACAAGTTCTCAAATAACCCCATTATGAAAATCTCTGAGATAACCAATGATACTAACTTTAAGGATTACTATGGATTATTTATTACGATAAATGGAACTATATTATCAGTTAAATACTATGGAAACTTACTTAAAATTACAGATGGTTCAGGGAATATAACTATATGGGCAGGAGACTGTAAACATGGTAACTTTGAAGTAGGACAAAAAGTGCTACTAAGAGGACAGATCACTCAATATAAAGGTACTAAGGAACTGAAGTTAATAAGAGGTTCCGATGTAAAGGTATATGGGTTTATTCCTTACCCAGATGTAGCTCCAGATATTAAATCAATAAAAATAAAAGAAATAGTACATAAAGCAAAATTAATAGTAGGTTCTAAGATAGATGCCAATCTGTCAGCAAAGGACTTAAAAACAACATTTGTTCTAACAAATAAACCTCTTGATATAGAAGAAGATTGTATCTTAATAGGAGGGCCGGTGGCAAACCCGATTGTGAAAAAATACTTAGAGATTTTTCCAGTAAAGGTAACTAACGAATACCCAGGGAAGCACAGAGGAGTAATAGAGGTGACAAAGATCAACGGCCATACTGTTATTCTCTTAGCAGGATCTGATATATGGGGTACCAAGGCTGCCGTGGAGTACTTCAAGACTCTTGAAGATATCCCTGAAGAGCCAATCTTTGTAGAGTGGAGAGATGGAAAGGCAGTTAAAATAAACAGACCTTAA
- a CDS encoding CARDB domain-containing protein, protein MKKTLILFLLTLFVGTVSVYGQPNLVIKDITTTTPIYNNTPTDINITIANDGNASVDTTFAVQITITNASGVVYTDTQNVEDGLNANDSKNLTFTWTPNNTGEYNITAVVDPNDAVNESNEYDNTKTKTIEVLPTPNLVIKNITTTTPIYTNNPTEINITIANNGTGNVTTTFPVQITIKKDDASGNVVYNKTQNVNGLNAGDSTTLTFTWTPTNIGNYTIIAKVDPDNTVTESSDDDNTNTTTVTVLLAKPNLVIENITTTTPIYTNNPTEINITIANNGVADATDKFAVQITITDASGKEVYTNKTDVSGLNVNENKTLTFTWTPTNTGNYTITAVVDPDKAVDELNESDNNYTTTVTVLLAKPNLVIENITTTTPIYTNNPTEINITIANNGVADATTTFPVEITITDASGNTVYTETNVSGLNVGDSTTLTFYWIPGNTGEYTITAVVDPNNTVDELNESDNNYTTTVTVTVPTIALKKGWNLLSIPHRADITFSNPEAVVSIITYYNNTWYSESNLEPLYGYYIYCNNDTIMTIKYIIPEEPTAPPARPVFKGWNLVGVNPAEYDIDGVRLMDFVLPVEDSWVMILDPENNALYTKYDNISSIVLHPYDAYWMYCKENDILAGRSLY, encoded by the coding sequence ATGAAAAAAACCCTTATATTATTTCTACTGACTCTATTTGTAGGCACTGTTTCAGTATACGGACAACCAAACCTAGTAATAAAAGATATTACTACAACCACTCCAATATACAACAATACCCCGACTGATATAAACATAACAATAGCCAACGATGGTAATGCTAGCGTAGATACCACATTCGCAGTGCAAATAACCATTACAAATGCCTCAGGAGTGGTATATACTGATACACAAAATGTAGAAGATGGATTAAATGCTAATGACAGTAAAAACTTAACCTTCACTTGGACTCCTAACAACACTGGAGAATACAACATCACAGCAGTTGTAGACCCAAACGATGCCGTAAATGAATCAAATGAATATGATAACACCAAGACCAAAACCATCGAGGTATTACCTACACCAAACCTAGTAATAAAAAATATTACTACAACCACTCCAATATACACCAATAACCCAACTGAGATAAACATAACAATAGCCAACAATGGTACTGGTAACGTAACTACCACATTCCCAGTGCAAATAACCATTAAAAAAGATGATGCCTCAGGAAATGTGGTATATAATAAAACACAAAATGTAAACGGATTAAATGCGGGTGACAGTACAACCTTAACCTTCACCTGGACTCCTACCAACATTGGAAATTACACCATCATAGCAAAAGTAGATCCAGACAATACCGTAACTGAATCAAGTGATGATGATAACACCAACACCACAACCGTCACTGTATTACTTGCTAAACCAAACCTAGTAATAGAAAATATTACTACAACCACTCCAATATACACCAATAACCCAACTGAGATAAACATAACAATAGCCAACAATGGTGTTGCTGACGCAACTGACAAATTCGCAGTGCAAATAACCATTACAGATGCCTCAGGAAAGGAGGTATATACTAATAAAACAGATGTAAGCGGATTAAATGTGAATGAAAATAAAACCTTAACCTTCACCTGGACTCCTACCAACACTGGAAATTACACCATCACAGCAGTTGTAGATCCAGACAAAGCCGTAGATGAATTAAATGAAAGTGATAACAACTACACCACAACCGTCACTGTATTACTTGCTAAACCAAACCTAGTAATAGAAAATATTACTACAACCACTCCAATATACACCAATAACCCAACTGAGATAAACATAACAATAGCCAACAATGGTGTTGCTGACGCAACTACCACATTCCCAGTGGAAATAACCATTACAGATGCCTCAGGAAATACGGTATATACTGAAACAAATGTAAGCGGATTAAATGTGGGTGACAGTACAACCTTAACCTTCTACTGGATTCCTGGCAACACTGGAGAATACACCATCACAGCAGTTGTAGATCCAAACAATACCGTAGATGAATTAAATGAAAGTGATAACAACTACACCACAACCGTCACTGTAACTGTACCTACTATCGCTCTTAAAAAAGGATGGAATCTCCTATCAATACCCCACAGGGCAGACATAACCTTCAGTAATCCAGAAGCAGTAGTATCTATAATAACCTACTACAACAACACCTGGTATAGTGAATCTAACTTGGAACCACTCTACGGATACTACATCTACTGTAATAACGATACCATCATGACTATCAAATATATTATTCCAGAAGAACCTACAGCACCACCAGCAAGACCTGTATTCAAAGGTTGGAACCTCGTTGGAGTAAACCCTGCAGAATACGATATCGATGGAGTAAGACTAATGGACTTCGTACTCCCTGTAGAGGATTCATGGGTAATGATACTTGATCCAGAAAATAATGCCCTCTATACTAAGTATGATAATATATCCAGTATAGTACTTCATCCTTATGATGCATATTGGATGTATTGTAAAGAAAATGATATATTGGCAGGAAGAAGTTTGTATTAA
- a CDS encoding S-layer protein: MKNTTKIYILVFALSLLLANCSLASDTTTPPQLPAQYYGKVISPTPLSGYIVAKIGNESYGSIPLVNNTFGGPTYLDEKLLVYAPGQDGAEVTFYLNGSILLNSSDTIYYKAGDIRNVTLYYNAENIRNVTLSSSTSSGSESTSSTSSGSSISSSGGGGSSVFKNPYPDVAPDIKSIKIKEIVHKAKLIVGSNIDVNLSAKDLKTTFVLTNKPLDIEEDCILIGGPVANPIVKKYLEIFPVKVTNEYPGKHRGVIEVTKINGHTVILLAGSDRWGTKAAVEYFKTLEDIPEEPIFVEWRDGKVVKINRP, encoded by the coding sequence ATGAAAAACACTACAAAAATATACATATTAGTCTTTGCTTTAAGTCTTCTATTGGCAAATTGTAGTTTAGCCAGTGATACTACTACACCACCTCAATTACCTGCCCAATACTATGGAAAGGTTATTTCGCCAACTCCATTAAGTGGATATATTGTAGCAAAAATAGGGAATGAATCTTATGGTTCCATACCTCTAGTGAATAATACATTTGGAGGCCCTACTTATTTAGATGAAAAGTTATTGGTATATGCACCGGGACAGGATGGTGCAGAGGTTACTTTTTATTTAAATGGTAGTATCCTACTTAACTCTTCTGATACTATATATTATAAGGCAGGAGACATTAGAAATGTTACCTTATATTATAATGCAGAAAACATTAGAAATGTTACCTTATCAAGTAGCACATCATCAGGATCAGAAAGTACAAGTAGCACATCATCAGGAAGTAGTATATCATCCTCAGGAGGAGGCGGGTCCTCAGTATTTAAAAATCCTTACCCAGATGTAGCTCCAGACATTAAATCAATAAAAATAAAAGAAATAGTACATAAAGCAAAATTAATAGTAGGTTCTAATATAGATGTCAATCTGTCAGCAAAGGACTTAAAAACAACATTTGTTCTAACAAATAAACCTCTCGATATAGAAGAAGATTGTATCTTAATAGGAGGGCCGGTGGCAAACCCGATTGTGAAAAAATACTTAGAGATTTTTCCAGTAAAGGTAACTAACGAATACCCAGGGAAGCACAGAGGAGTAATAGAGGTGACAAAGATCAACGGCCATACAGTTATTCTCTTAGCAGGTTCCGACAGATGGGGTACCAAGGCTGCCGTGGAGTACTTCAAGACCCTTGAAGATATTCCTGAAGAGCCAATCTTTGTAGAGTGGAGAGATGGAAAGGTAGTTAAAATAAACAGACCTTAA